In the genome of Monodelphis domestica isolate mMonDom1 chromosome 2, mMonDom1.pri, whole genome shotgun sequence, one region contains:
- the CNN3 gene encoding calponin-3, with translation MTHFNKGPSYGLSAEVKNKIASKYDHQAEEDLRNWIEEVTGLSIGTNFQLGLKDGIILCELINKLQPGSVKKVNESSLNWPQLENIGNFIKAIQAYGMKPHDIFEANDLFENGNMTQVQTTLVALAGLAKTKGFHTTIDIGVKYAEKQARRFDEGKLKAGQSVIGLQMGTNKCASQAGMTAYGTRRHLYDPKMQTDKPFDQTTISLQMGTNKGASQAGMLAPGTRRDIYDQKLTLQPVDNSTISLQMGTNKVASQKGMSVYGLGRQVYDPKYCAAPTEPVIHNGSQGTGTNGSEISDSDYQAEYPDDYHVEYQDDYPRDCEYYSDQANDD, from the exons ATTGCCTCCAAATATGACCACCAGGCAGAGGAAGATCTTCGCAATTGGATAGAAGAAGTTACAGGCTTGAGCATTGGGACAAACTTTCAGCTGGGCTTAAAAGATGGCATCATACTCTGCGA actTATAAACAAGCTACAGCCAGGTTCAGTGAAGAAAGTTAATGAATCTTCATTAAACTGGCCTCAG ttgGAGAACATTGGTAACTTTATTAAAGCCATTCAAGCTTATGGTATGAAGCCACATGACATCTTTGAAGCAAATGatctctttgaaaatggaaacaTGACCCAAGTTCAGACTACATTGGTAGCTTTAGCAGGTCtg GCTAAAACAAAAGGATTCCATACGACAATTGACATTGGTGTCAAATATGCAGAAAAGCAAGCAAGGCGTTTTGATGAAGGAAAACTAAAAGCTGGACAAAGTGTGATTGGCCTGCAG ATGGGAACCAACAAATGTGCCAGCCAGGCAGGAATGACTGCTTATGGGACTAGGAGGCATCTTTATGATCCCAAAATGCAAACTGACAAGCCTTTTGACCAGACAACAATTAGTCTGCAGATGGGCACTAACAAAGGAGCCAGTCAG GCTGGAATGTTAGCACCCGGTACCAGAAGAGACATCTATGATCAGAAGCTAACATTACAGCCAGTGGACAACTCAACGATTTCGCTACAGATGGGTACCAACAAAGTTGCTTCTCAGAAAGGAATGAGTGTCTATGGGCTTGGACGACAAGTCTATGATCCCAAATATTGTGCTGCACCAACAGAACCTGTAATACATAACGGAAGCCAAGGAACAGGAACAAATGGGTCTGAAATCAGTGATAGTGATTATCAGGCAGAATATCCAGATGACTATCATGTAGAGTACCAAGATGACTATCCAAGAGATTGTGAATATTATAGTGACCAGGCCAATGATGATTAG